In one Kitasatospora cineracea genomic region, the following are encoded:
- a CDS encoding SRPBCC domain-containing protein, whose translation MAEIALQVDVAASRERLLAALDTREGLASWWTTEVDRDGEDLLFTVPDTPQPFRLRRERADLERVAWRSVGVFPPAWQGTTVTWDFFDHPDGPRQSMLLLRHLGWAADTGPAVPVAAGRWAELVVRLKDYAQSGRPQPLFVPSGHPHPGVHAQSE comes from the coding sequence ATGGCCGAGATCGCCCTGCAGGTCGACGTCGCGGCCTCCCGGGAGCGCCTGCTGGCGGCGCTGGACACCCGGGAGGGGCTGGCGTCCTGGTGGACCACCGAGGTGGACCGGGACGGCGAGGACCTGCTGTTCACGGTGCCGGACACCCCGCAGCCGTTCCGGCTGCGCCGGGAGCGGGCCGATCTGGAACGGGTGGCCTGGCGCAGCGTCGGGGTGTTCCCGCCGGCCTGGCAGGGCACCACGGTGACCTGGGACTTCTTCGACCACCCGGACGGTCCGCGGCAGTCGATGCTGCTGCTGCGCCACCTCGGCTGGGCGGCGGACACCGGCCCGGCCGTGCCGGTGGCGGCCGGCCGCTGGGCGGAGCTGGTGGTGCGGTTGAAGGACTACGCGCAGAGCGGCCGCCCGCAGCCGCTGTTCGTGCCGTCCGGCCACCCGCACCCGGGGGTGCACGCGCAGTCGGAGTGA